GCAAGTTCCACGATGAAAGAACGGGGAAGACCGTCAACCTCTTTAAGGTCCGAGTTCTTAATCCAGTTTTTCACCGTATCATAATAGTTCAAAGACGTTTTGTTCGACTTTTGGTAGTCTTCCAATTTTTTCTTCCAAGGAGCGTACTTCTTGTTCATCTCATTAAGAACTTGAACACCGTCACCGTATTGGCAAAGGTTTAAGTAACCGACGGTACGAACAACGTAAGACTCTGGAGCAAAGGCGTTCTTAAAGAAGTCTGTGTGAAGTGAGAACATATTTCCCGCAGCACCCTCATAGTCTTCACCCAAGATTTGCGTCCAAGCGCTTTCGACCATCGCTTGCAACCAAAGAGGGTTGGACTTATCCACCTTCAAATAAGATTGGAAAGCTTCTTTGTATTCGCTCTTTTGGAATTGCATACGAGCGAGCGTCAAAGCACCGACAGAACGCAATTGCGATGTCTTGTTGTTTTCAGTTACTTTCATCAGTTTTTCTAACTGAATCACAGCGTCGTCCACTTTACCTTGACGGTAGTTAAACAAAGCCGTCAAAAGCAAAGCGTCTGGGTAACGAGGGGACGTCTCTGAAATAAAGATCAAAGCGTCTTCCATCAAACCCAATTGGCCTTTTTCCGAATAGTATTTAGCACGAGTCAATTGATAGTCGTCGTTCTTAGTAACATCCATTTCGTACTTCATAACCAAAGGATCAATCAAAGCAATGTCTGAAGTCTCAAGCACAGTGATGTGCTGAACCAAAGCTTCTGTGGCCTTTTGTTGCCAGTCTTTGTTTTTTGCTTCTTGAGCCACTTGGATCATATACTGACGGAATTCAGAATTAAGACCCATGCCCTTTGCTGTCATTGCGTAGTGATACAAAGACTCAATACGGTGTTCAGGATCATCCATCAACTCTGCAAAAAGTCCCATGGCCAATTCATAGTTCTTTTGGATTTCCAAGAAAATCAACGCCTGCAAAAGTTTGTAGTCGTTAGGTTTCATGTCATCCATTTTAACCAATTGAACCAATGGATCTTTGGTCGTAGGGTCCATCACTGGATTTAGGATTTTGACGTCAGGAATTTTTTTGAAAGCCTCTGCACTCGTCAAAGTTTTTGAACCTTCCACAGTGACATTGTAAGGTGCCACTTGGAATTGCAAAACCGGAGGCGATTCGCGACGGCGAGTTTCTTTCACCACCACTTCACGAGAAGCGGGGAGGCGAAGAGGACTCATGTCTGCGGCTTCAACCTGGCGTTCTTCACCCAGGTCTAAGACAGGAATGTTTTTAACTTTGAAAACTTCCACTTTCCCTTTTACAACTTTCTTTTGATAGACATCAAAAGTAGGGACCAGGCTCGTTTTTACTTTCAGGCTTGATGCAGGAGCACGGCCTGATTTTGTGACCTTCAATGCGGGATCAGCCAAAGCTGTTCCGCAGAGAAGGGGAATTGTAATTAAAATTTGTAACGGCTTGTACATAAATCCCCCACCCATGGAGAAAATTAGTGCCAGTAAGTAAGACCAATCATCAATGAAGTATCGTTGATGGACTCAGAGCCCAAATCACGAGTTCCTGAAACCGTTGTGCCACCCACGTTTGTACCGGGAGCGTAATACTTCATTTTATCTTGAGTCGACCATGTGTTAATTAAATCCGCTCTGATCGCAAAGTTCTCAGAGAAGAAAATTTGCTGGAAAATTCCAAGCTTATACGCAAAAGAGCTCTTTGAAAGATTTCCTTCTTTTTGCGCGATCTCGTAATCAAGATTTCCCGCGCCCACAGAAAGACCCATATCAAAGTAGATGATGGCCTTATCGACCACGCTCATTTTTGCATAGAAAGGAACCCAGATTCCAGAGAGGAAGTAAGATGATTTTAAAATATTGTGGTCTGGAATCGCTCCGTAAGAATCAACGAATTGTTTTACCGCATCGTTGTCTTTCAAATTTGCAGAGTTATAAGTGGCTTCCAAGCCCCAACGCTCATTAAAGAAATAACCCAAGCTTCCGCTCACG
This region of Bdellovibrio sp. BCCA genomic DNA includes:
- a CDS encoding tetratricopeptide repeat protein — protein: MYKPLQILITIPLLCGTALADPALKVTKSGRAPASSLKVKTSLVPTFDVYQKKVVKGKVEVFKVKNIPVLDLGEERQVEAADMSPLRLPASREVVVKETRRRESPPVLQFQVAPYNVTVEGSKTLTSAEAFKKIPDVKILNPVMDPTTKDPLVQLVKMDDMKPNDYKLLQALIFLEIQKNYELAMGLFAELMDDPEHRIESLYHYAMTAKGMGLNSEFRQYMIQVAQEAKNKDWQQKATEALVQHITVLETSDIALIDPLVMKYEMDVTKNDDYQLTRAKYYSEKGQLGLMEDALIFISETSPRYPDALLLTALFNYRQGKVDDAVIQLEKLMKVTENNKTSQLRSVGALTLARMQFQKSEYKEAFQSYLKVDKSNPLWLQAMVESAWTQILGEDYEGAAGNMFSLHTDFFKNAFAPESYVVRTVGYLNLCQYGDGVQVLNEMNKKYAPWKKKLEDYQKSNKTSLNYYDTVKNWIKNSDLKEVDGLPRSFIVELARHPAYMSVQKQINNYEDEVVRFNKIALTLVKKERELIAKQNEANKQLVDAKKGIKGDSPSESAIASVQLAEKKLLSYRIQYHIAKKARTSIKNLREKGLARIEKEKTVLRAQASQALQGRFTEMLASLNKVLDQNEVLQYELYSGAGEHIRYQMAGGEVNEKDRPELKVQKEKSLNWKFKGEIWEDEVGHYRSSLKNVCPQDSNVAGLSEQ
- a CDS encoding outer membrane beta-barrel domain-containing protein, coding for MLKKTILMFILAASQAFAQQGTENKPAAEQRGSDKLDIKKLEQKYWAAKDDDFSVVQNRRYTKAERFYLTASAGIPFNDPYSTGSIVSGSLGYFFNERWGLEATYNSANLKDNDAVKQFVDSYGAIPDHNILKSSYFLSGIWVPFYAKMSVVDKAIIYFDMGLSVGAGNLDYEIAQKEGNLSKSSFAYKLGIFQQIFFSENFAIRADLINTWSTQDKMKYYAPGTNVGGTTVSGTRDLGSESINDTSLMIGLTYWH